Proteins from one Mytilus galloprovincialis chromosome 11, xbMytGall1.hap1.1, whole genome shotgun sequence genomic window:
- the LOC143051945 gene encoding P2X purinoceptor 7-like, producing the protein MQERIDGLSEDQMKFAIMATYREQPSFLFRVLEAVNQEFTASETTPEPDPEPTPTPSVGIPTWCRCSNCREMPSEVEKRCCNQIPQNCHSTLHDFHNVVLDPLVLEVAIRYRNDMIAQPPDQDYNRSHRHTAYRQYVLWIHGYLGAGNRQVIPSCCVWAIRNRFPDPSGQYVGFIGGRFG; encoded by the exons ATGCAG GAACGAATTGATGGCCTATCTGAAGATCAAATGAAATTTGCAATAATGGCCACGTACAGGGAACAACCTAGTTTTCTGTTCAGAGTACTGGAAGCAGTAAACCAAGAGTTTACCGCAAGTGAAACTACACCAGAGCCAGATCCAGAACCTACACCAACACCTTCAGTAGGTATTCCAACTTGGTGTCGGTGCAGCAATTGCAGAGAAATGCCTAGTGAGGTTGAAAAAAGATGTTGCAACCAGATACCTCAAAACTGCCACTCTACACTACAT gATTTTCACAATGTTGTATTGGACCCCTTGGTTCTTGAGGTTGCAATAAGGTATAGAAATGATATGATTGCGCAGCCTCCAGACCAGGATTACAATAGATCACATAGACACACAGCATACCGCCAATATGTTCTGTGGATCCATGGATATCTTGGAGCTGGAAACAGACAAGTAATTCCGAGTTGCTGTGTTTGGGCTATCAGGAACAGATTTCCAGACCCATCTGGCCAGTATGTTGGATTTATTGGAGGACGTTTCGGTTGA